Part of the Rhodohalobacter sp. SW132 genome is shown below.
TCCACACCAAAAATAAAAGTTGTTACGATAATGGTGAACACGACAACAATAATAGTGTTATCGATAAGCTCTTGTTGATCCGGCCAGGAGACTTTTTTCATCTCTGTCCGTACACCATCTAAAAATTCTTTTATTTTTTGCATGCTTTATTCAACTTAACAATTAC
Proteins encoded:
- the secE gene encoding preprotein translocase subunit SecE produces the protein MQKIKEFLDGVRTEMKKVSWPDQQELIDNTIIVVVFTIIVTTFIFGVDQVYSTVLDAIYSFGGSA